One Myotis daubentonii chromosome 3, mMyoDau2.1, whole genome shotgun sequence genomic window carries:
- the NOL7 gene encoding nucleolar protein 7 isoform X1 gives MVQLRPRASRAPASASAMVDEGQPASEEAEHGLLLGQPSSGAAAEPLEEDGDGDGDEWDDEAPEELTFASAQAEAREEERRVRETARRDKTLLKEKRKRREELFIEQKKRKLLPDAVLEKLTAASQTGIKKSPGKLKEDNLQKKNEECEKRSESKKVKEKVQSIGQNKSYVARRLKDQDLRDSRQQAAIAFIQNSLYGPGTNRTTVNKFLSLNNKRLPVKKAAVQFLNNGWGTQKKQNAKRFKRRWMVRKMKTSKK, from the exons ATGGTGCAGCTCAGGCCACGCGCGTCCCGCGCCCCGGCGTCGGCGTCGGCGATGGTGGACGAGGGCCAGCCCGCCTCGGAGGAGGCGGAGCACGGCCTGTTGCTCGGGCAGCCCAGCAGCGGCGCGGCCGCCGAGCCCTTGGAGGAAGACGGGGACGGAGATGGGGACGAGTGGGACGACGAGGCCCCAGAGGAGCTGACTTTCGCCAGCGCCCAGGCGGAAGCGAGGGAGGAGGAGCGGCGAGTCCGGGAGACGGCGCGCAG ggATAAAACACTcctgaaggagaagaggaagcGACGCGAGGAGCTGTTCATTGAACAAAAG AAAAGGAAACTCCTTCCAGACGCTGTTCTAGAGAAGTTAACTGCAGCTTCACAGACAGG CATAAAGAAATCACCAGGAAAGTTAAAAGAAG ataatttgcagaagaaaaatgaagaatgtgAAAAAAGAAGTGAGTCcaagaaagttaaagaaaaagtaCAGTCTATTGG CCAGAATAAAAGCTACGTGGCTCGAAGGCTAAAAGATCAAGATCTGAGAGATTCAAGGCAACAAGCAGCCATAGCCTTCATACAGAATTCTTTGTATGGTCCAGGAACCAACAGGACTACTG TAAATAAGTTCCTGTCGCTTAACAATAAGAGGTTACCAGTGAAAAAGGCTGCAGTCCAGTTTTTGAATAATGGTTGGG